One genomic segment of Theobroma cacao cultivar B97-61/B2 chromosome 6, Criollo_cocoa_genome_V2, whole genome shotgun sequence includes these proteins:
- the LOC18596305 gene encoding protein SENESCENCE-ASSOCIATED GENE 21, mitochondrial isoform X1, producing MAQLSVKSFQLLSRRSYAVAADNMKVQAVASVMRNATELRAEVLAEQKETFWMRDPKTGNWIPENHFGDIDVAELREKFLSKKQK from the exons ATGGCTCAGCTTTCCGTCAAGAGCTTTCAGCTCCTCAg TAGAAGATCATATGCAGTGGCAGCCGATAACATGAAGGTGCAAGCAGTGGCATCAGTTATGAGGAATGCAACGGAATTGAGGGCAGAAGTTTTGGCAGAGCAGAAGGAAACGTTCTGGATGAGAGATCCCAAGACCGGCAACTGGATTCCAGAGAATCATTTTGGCGACATTGACGTTGCAGAACTGAGGGAAAAATTTCTTTCCAAGAAACAGAAATAA
- the LOC18596305 gene encoding protein SENESCENCE-ASSOCIATED GENE 21, mitochondrial isoform X2 — protein sequence MAQLSVKSFQLLRRSYAVAADNMKVQAVASVMRNATELRAEVLAEQKETFWMRDPKTGNWIPENHFGDIDVAELREKFLSKKQK from the exons ATGGCTCAGCTTTCCGTCAAGAGCTTTCAGCTCCTCAg AAGATCATATGCAGTGGCAGCCGATAACATGAAGGTGCAAGCAGTGGCATCAGTTATGAGGAATGCAACGGAATTGAGGGCAGAAGTTTTGGCAGAGCAGAAGGAAACGTTCTGGATGAGAGATCCCAAGACCGGCAACTGGATTCCAGAGAATCATTTTGGCGACATTGACGTTGCAGAACTGAGGGAAAAATTTCTTTCCAAGAAACAGAAATAA
- the LOC18596306 gene encoding translation initiation factor eIF-2B subunit alpha produces the protein MWWRSPSFILDRQQQQQNDSVPPNPESLFLSSPPPSMAESLQNPKSNISAYYQTRAAHHAVVTSDWLAQAQAAVGSHTDDEESSGIDGRAAATDEDGGGGGGKAFSVIDEFNSWRKQPDLAEAVAAIFALAAVIRASQATTMMELEIELKKASDSLKSWDTTSISLTAGCDLFMRYVTRTSALEYEDFNSAKSRLIERAEKFGEISCKARRIIAMLSQDFIFDGCTILVHGFSRVVLEVLKTAAQNKKLFRVFCTEGRPDRTGLRLSNELAKLDVPVKLLIDSAVAYTMDEVDMVFVGADGVVESGGIINMMGTYQIALVAHSMNKPVYVAAESYKFARLYPLDQKDMGPALRPIDFGVPIPSKVEVETSARDYTPPQYLTLLFTDLGVLSPSVVSDELIQLYL, from the exons atgtgGTGGAGATCGCCTTCTTTCATTCTCGACAGacagcaacaacaacaaaacgACAGCGTTCCGCCAAATCCCGaatccctctttctctcatcTCCGCCTCCTTCCATGGCCGAATCTCTCCAAAACCCTAAATCCAACATTTCTGCCTATTACCAGACCCGTGCTGCCCACCACGCTGTCGTAACTAGCGATTGGCTAGCCCAGGCCCAGGCCGCCGTCGGCAGCCACACCGACGATGAGGAATCGTCGGGAATTGATGGAAGAGCCGCCGCGACCGATGAAGACGGAGGAGGAGGAGGCGGGAAGGCGTTTAGTGTTATTGATGAGTTCAATAGCTGGAGGAAGCAGCCGGATTTGGCGGAGGCCGTCGCGGCTATTTTCGCCCTCGCGGCGGTTATTAGGGCTAGCCAAGCTACTACCATGATGGAGCTTGAAATTGAGCTTAAAAAGGCTTCTGATTCGCTTAAA TCATGGGACACAACCTCTATCTCTTTGACAGCAGGTTGTGATCTCTTCATGCGATATGTAACCAGAACATCAGCTTTAGAGTATGAGGATTTTAATTCAGCGAAGTCTCGCCTGATTGAACGTGCAGAGAAGTTTGGGGAAATATCTTGTAAG GCACGCAGGATTATTGCAATGCTTAGTCAAGATTTCATATTTGATGGTTGTACCATTTTGGTACATGGTTTCTCCAGAGTTGTTCTAGAAGTATTGAAGACAGCAGCCCAAAACAAGAAACTCTTTCGAGTTTTCTGCACAG AAGGAAGGCCAGACAGAACAGGATTACGATTATCTAATGAGCTGGCCAAGCTTGATGTTCCTGTAAAGCTTCTAATAGACTCTGCTGTGGCATATACCATGGATGAGGTTGACATGGTATTTGTTGGGGCTGACGGAGTAGTTGAAAGTGGGGGTATCATAAATATGATGGGGACATACCAGATTGCATTAGTGGCACATAGCATGAACAAACCTGTTTATGTGGCTGCTGAAAGCTACAAG TTTGCCCGTCTTTATCCGTTGGACCAAAAGGATATGGGCCCAGCCTTACGCCCCATTGATTTTGGGGTACCAATCCCATCCAAGGTTGAGGTTGAGACATCTGCTCGAGATTACACTCCTCCTCAATATCTTACTCTACTCTTTACAGATTTAGGTGTTCTTTCTCCTTCTGTGGTTAGTGATGAGCTTATTCAGCTATATTTATAG
- the LOC18596307 gene encoding protein LURP-one-related 11 — translation MAKIHPQVPHASLVPVPFTSKQETFTIWMKSLILSSKGCTVFDSNGQIVYRVDNYNCKCSDEVYLMDLTGKVLFTIRRKKFKLVRFWEGYRSSDGTVNDEDKRPAFRVRKSFGILGGDSLCDAIVWLDKDQQCHYYRIESCAGKSSTFKIVDKFGRLIAEVKRKQSKCGISLGEDVLAMVVEPHIDHSLIMGLFVVYSLINCKM, via the exons ATGGCAAAAATCCATCCCCAAGTCCCACATGCTTCTCTTGTCCCCGTTCCTTTCACGTCCAAGCAAGAAACTTTCACTATTTGGATGAAATCTCTGATACTGAGCAGCAAAGGCTGCACTGTATTTGATTCAAACGGCCAGATTGTTTACCGTGTCGATAACTACAATTGCAAGTGCAGCGATGAAGTTTACCTCATGGATTTAACCGGCAAAGTGTTATTCACCATACGGAGAAAG AAATTTAAGCTGGTTAGGTTCTGGGAAGGGTATAGATCATCCGATGGAACAGTTAACGATGAAGATAAAAGGCCAGCTTTTCGAGTTAGAAAAAGCTTCGGGATATTAGGAGGGGACTCGCTCTGTGACGCTATTGTTTGGTTAGATAAAGATCAACAATGTCATTATTATCGGATTGAAAGCTGCGCAGGCAAGTCTTCAACATTCAAGATTGTAGACAAATTTGGCCGCCTTATTGCTGAG GTGAAGAGAAAGCAATCAAAATGTGGAATTAGTTTAGGAGAAGATGTTTTAGCAATGGTGGTGGAGCCCCATATTGACCATTCCCTCATCATGGGCCTTTTTGTAGTGTATAGTCTTATCAACTGTAAAATGTGA